A stretch of DNA from Takifugu rubripes chromosome 15, fTakRub1.2, whole genome shotgun sequence:
TTAAAATATCCCCCATGGTATAAAACCATCTATTTTAGACATCTGTATTTTGAAAATTTGTATTTTGAGAATTTTTCCCGTTTTAAAACGCGAACATGTTAAAGTGCCCCAGATTAAGCGTGTCGCATCATTTTATTCGATTTATACAAATGGCGATtttactacatttcccatgattCAATGTAACGGAAACAGGAAATACCAAGCGGAACTATGCGAAGGTAAACAAAGCTGTTAGCTTATTACGGTAGTTtgtaaaatatgtattttaaagAAACACGTTTGTTTGTAAGTTTtgtaataacagaaaaaaatgagagGATTTAATTTGTGTAATATTTTTTCGCTTCACTAAAGTCCTGTTATCATGGAAATGAATATCGCTAAGAGCTAGCGTTAGCTCGCCTTCACAAATCGAATTCCATGTGCCATTAGATTTATAAGGCATTTAACTTGATTTAATAAATTAGACGCAGTTTATAGTTTAACACTGATTGTTGTCTTATTCGAGCAATTATTCTCTTTCACGTCCGACACTGACGTTTACTGGACCTTTTAATGTAACCATTAGAAATAGACTTTATATCTGGATTTACGCGTTGATGTTTAATTTAACGCGTGTGGAGCGTGTGAAATccattttcagccttttctaCTGTTTTCAAACCCGAATTATTCCAATTAGTGCTGACATTGGTTGTTCCCTACaattttttctttaatgataaTAGGACCTCATATTGCCACTAACTAACTCTTCATGtcgtgtttatttgtttgtgtgggAGTCAGAATTAATTACTGATAACAGTTTTTATTCTAGGAGTCCCCTTATGAGGACAGAATAATGTCCTGAGTCCCCTGAAAAGGTGTCACATCTCCTGCTGTGCCTGTCTTCCCTCTGTCCAGAGTGAGCCGGCAGCCCTGTGAGGAGGGCCCGCTGCTGGACGACCAGGAGACCGAAGGCCAGCGGCAGCTCCacagcctcctgctgcagcagctccacactCAGGCTGACGTCGAACGGTCAGAAACTCCTTTGGATCTCCAGACGATGATTTGTTGTTGAGCTGCAACCGTATATCTTGTATTTAATTCCCAGAGCCTATTGCAGATGTACGATCATGAAAATCTCCAAATGAGCTGTTAGcgttttgtgtttcctttttttcatttccttctttttcagtCCACAATGATGCACAAATGATTGCATTTATTTCTGTTCCAGATGTGTAGCCAAGAAGCAGTGCTTCGCCCCGGCGACGCTCTATCGGCCATTTGGGGAGCAGGCGGCTGGAGTGAGAAGCCTGTCCCAGTTTCAGGCCCTGCAGGACGGGGAGCAGGAGCTAGTTAGTCTGCGGGAGCTGGGACTCACAGATGCTGAGATCCAGCTGTGGCTAAAGAGAGAAACATCAGAGCAGGATGAGAAGGTACAAACCTGCGCTTATTAAGGGTGCACAGCTGATCATCATGAATAATAAATACTAACGGTATCATCTAAGAAACAGCATTTCACTGTTGTCGGGAAGATTTAGACACCAGCAGACACTGGTCAGGTCCCAGTTAGAGTCCTGCATTGTAAATGTGTCAGTCTGGTTTGTGTTAACgggatttttaaatgtgtttatttaaccACATGCTTTGTCACCACGCAGCCACACGGTGTTCATGCAGCTCCGGGTGTGAAACAACAACGTCTGCAGGTCATCAGGGACAAGATCGCAGCCCGGGCAGAGCTGCTGTCCCGCCCTCAGCGGTTTGCCACCAGCCAGCCACTATCACGCCGCGAGATGGAGATAGAACAGGCGCTTTTCCAGGGAAAGGATCGTCTCGGATTCCTCACAGCACTTTATCACAGAGGTTCAGAGTTGCCTCTATGCATGAATATTCAATAGCGTGGGTTACTATTTACACTCTTGGTGGAGCTTTTAATAAGAACATTACATATAATATCAAAAAATGAAGTCAGTGCACCTAAATTTATCCAGAGTCCAGCTCAGAAAAAGCAGATGGAAGTTTTGTCCTTCACAGATGGAGATCACCAGAGCGGCCAGCAGGGGGATCCACCTCCTGACCCAGTAGGGTGTCTCTACAGAGACGTCCTCACCAAAGACAGACAAAATTCACCTGAAGCATCACAGGAAGAAACTAGCAGAACTGAATCTGTCCAATCAGGAGACTCCCGGAGTAGTGAAGAGACCTTCATCTATCAGCCTGAACCACAGGAGCAGAATGAGACTGCGTCACTTTCGTCTGAGTCTCAGTCGGATGTAGTTCAGGCTGGATACGACAgaccacctcctcctgttccaCGCCAGCTTAATATAAACCAACCAATCAGGAGTCTGCACGGAGCGGTGAGGACGGGGTCAGATGGCCCGCTCACCATCACCGGGGCGATCGAGACGATCTTGGATGAAGAAATCCTAAAAAATCGTGAATCCGACGAAGGAATCCGAAGTATCCCAAGATTCCAAAAGTACCAGCCAGGAAAACCATCGAAGGTATCAACAGTTTTATCTTTTGTGTTCCCTTGTGTTCCCATGGAAACCGGGTTTTCATATTGAGCGACTGAGGTAagtttcctgtctgcaggtccTCTGTGTGAAGAACCTGAGCAGACAGGCCTCAGTGGCCCAGTTGGTGGCGCTCTTTTCACGGTTTGAGAGGGAGAACCGGCCCCCGGTGCTGTACCGGCTGCTGACCGGGAGGATGAGGGGCCAGGCCTTCATCACTCTACCAGGTCAGAATATGTTCCACCACAGATGAGGGGCGAGCGCAGAACGACCTTGCATCTGcgtctgtttgttttccacagatGTCGAAACGGCCCAGAATGCTTTGCAGATGGTCCACGGATATCGTGGCCTGGGGAAACCTTTGGTGGTGGAGTTTGGTCGTGAACGacaagaagaggagaagcaggtcAACAGATAACGTCTCCAATCATTATGTGCTgccattaatttatttttctacattaaaatatgtcacatgacttcagtcttcttcctcatttttttcatatttcaacTCATCgttttatgattttttatttaaaatccaCTTGATTGTTGACAGTAGTTTTAAACTGGCGTCCGAAACCAGGAAGTGACTCTCAGCTCGTTGAGCTTCCTGTTGTGGCCGCTAGATGGAGACATTTAGCAACATCAGCAttaatttagaaaaagaaaattaagtTAATGTCACAGAAAAATGATGCAGGAATTGTAAATatactaatatatatatatttgtatactAAATATACAAATATACTAATTAATCGTCTCAATTGAtctatgaaaaacaaaaagctaCAGCACCCTGTAAACACACCACAGAGATATTTAAAGTTGTTGTGGGAGAAAAAGATAAGTACTGTGAATAAATATATGAAGTCAGTGTACTTTTCATTTGGGTCAACTGACCAAGTAAATCTGACCTTTGGCCTAGTGACCCCGTTGCATCAatttagcttttatttgttcagttgtgtttgtgttgatgtggtgtttGTCTTCGGTTCAGGACTCTGAACTCTCCAGTCTCCTCATAGAAGATTATTTTTGACCTGGTTTTCTCACCAGCATCATAAAAAATGTCTACTTtagtgtttattgtctggaATTCACACAATTGTTCCATCAATTAGAGTTGAAATATCCCTTGAAATCAAATTAAAGAGCAAAgaaatgtggagaaaaaaatcaGCGTCAATGTTACCAACAAAGAATTTAATGTAAAGAATCTGAGAAAACAAACTTACTTCCTCGTTTTCCCCCTGATACAAACTGTAAATGAAAATCACCTAATTAAAAGGcgtttttccttctgttttaatttgttttgaGCCCATCTGATGATTTTAGTCcaataagaataaaaacaaacactaaatTCAGGATTTAACATGAAAACAGGATCTGAATCCAGTCAGGAACGCTGACGTCTGAATTTCTatgttttaaacacaatatAATCATATTAAACACATTTCTTTAATCTGCTCTTgatttttcacacatttctgaAGAATCGTTTGGTTTTTCTGATTCCAAAAAGTTATTTACAGGAACAGTTGAGAATCAAgttctttcattttcctccaaACTTTCTTCCTTTGAATCAATCGAAGCTGGTCGACAAACGTCGTAAAACCCGTCGTAGCGGTTCTCCCATCGACGGATGATTCTGAACCGTGGCGTTCTCCGGGTGCTGATGTTCTCCCGTGGACGGTTCCGCACTGACTTGTCCTCCGTCAGGGTTTTGTCctcacttttctctctttttgtctttaCGTCAAACAAATGGTGTCAACTTTGGGTTGAATAAAGATTATTTGCATACAAACTAGTTTCACGGTTAAAAGTCTCAGACGTATCCTGTGATGTCATATCCTGCCGCTGCAGGCTTCTTGCCTCcttggtttccatggagacTGGGGTGGGAGCTGTCGCTGATAGTGCGGACCACCGCGCGGCCCCTGTTGGCGGCGCCGATGCCTCCTACCTGCAGGGTGGGGTTCCGGTAGGTCTGCGATGTGGTCCGTACGTTAGCCCCCACCGGGTACGGATACCCGCGGCCGTTCCGCCGCCTGCCGTCGTTCTCCTCAGAGCAGGACACGCACAGCATCCCTCCTCCCAGCATGGACATGAGTGACGACGCCAGGCCGACGTACAGACACTCCCCCAGCTCAAACTTCAGGCTGGAGGGTAAGTCCGGCCGGTAGAAGGTCTGGACCACCTCGTGAGTGGTCCACGCCACCGGTATAAGCGACAGGAAGCCCGCAGTGAGGAATAAGCCCCCGCCGACGCCGGCCACGCGACCCTTCACTGCGCCCAAACCCTCCAGGCAGACGGTGCACTGCATCCCCAGGACAGCCAGAGCGATGGCGAGGATGGACAGCACCAGCGAGATGACCATAAGCGCCCTGGAAGCCTGCATGTCGGAGGGCAGGGCCAGCATGGAGTTGTAGGTCTCGCACTGGAAGGCGCCGGTGCTCTGGTACACACACTCCATCCACAGGCCCCTCATGTTGCCCACCGCCGTCACGATGTTGGAGCCGATGTGGGCAGAGATCTGCCAGTAGGGCAGCACGGTGGAGACCATCGTTCCCAGCAGCCCGAACAGACCCAGGAAGAATCCCAtcagctccagagctgctgatgcCATGGCAACTGCTGGGAGGGGAGTGCAGGTAAATGGTCAGCTTCCTTCAGGCTGGCATCATCTGAGCTTTGATGTCGCCAGGTTGTATCCCAGAATTCCAATTTAGGTccgttttaattttaaatgtgaaaccCTAACGACTAACATGGAAAAGCAGCTCTTTGATTTCTTAAACTTCAAAGAGATCGTTCCGAAGTGCAGCGCAGCAGATGGTGAGTGAAGGGTTAACGTAACGCATCTGTAAGAACCTCAGAAACACCTTTGTGCCTCACCTGAGGGTGAAGTtgtgaggtggaggtggagaaactgTAGCGACGACACCAGCGTGGTTCCACTCAGCTGCTTCGCCACAACGGTTCTGGCTCAGGAACGTTTTCCTCGTGTTTTGTCTGAATCCGCGTCCTCAGACGTTAGCTTCTCCAGAACTCCTCTGACGCTCCGAAATCTTCATcaggctgttggagatgagaGCTGCTCCGGGTTTGTTCTGACAGGTTCTAGTCCAGGATCCTGCCCGCGTTGAGAGCGACGCCGTCGGGCGCGTGTGCATCGTCCAGCAGGTTAATCATTGTCTCGTCGGTCATTTCCCCccgaaacagcagcagaatcctGCAAAGAGCAAACGGTGGGCGGAGGAAGAgcatgaatatttcagcattgttgttattactcaGAGTGAAAATGTTTAATTCAGGAAGTGTCGTTTGAATACAAAGGGCCCCAAACAGCAGCTTTCCTTTCATGGTGCTGCTCAAGTGTGAAGCAATCCTGAAAAATCCCCTTTCTTGGTGATTTAATTAAAGCGGTCCGAAGAACcaatcaggaaagaaaagagttctgaggtttttttttcctttcacaaCCCAGATTTCACCAAAACGTTTTGCTGGCGTCTAAACTGAGACCTGAGATTTGGGTGGAAACAGCCAAAAACAGCTTGGGATTTCTAAACTTCATCCTAGTTCTGATCCATTCAATTTTTCTATGTTTCGGGTTTTCAGAGAGTAATGACGTTCAAGTCAGTGTTGCTTGAATAACTGATGTAGAAGAGATGGAACAACAGAACCTTCAATTCTGATTATGCAGAGCTGgaaccagaacatcagaaccACTGACGTTCCACCTGACCTGCTCTCAGAACCCGGGTCAAAGGCCACGTTTGACAGTAAACACGATGGGTTCGCACTGTCATCACGTCCTATCTTAAAAACCTGACCCCGTCCATACAAACGCCAAACCACAAACACATACCACGTGACTGCaggtagccccgccccctggtgTCATCACAGCCTCCCAGGGTGTCTCTGTGGGTGTCCGTCGTGTTCCGCCGCTTGTGCTCCCAAACCAGCGGCCTGCGGTTCCTAAAACCTTCCACCCAGCAGCGCCAGCTCCATAATGGGATTATGATGTAATCCGGCCATTTTCCAAACGAGAAGTGAAGTGAGAGGGCAACGTCCACGTTCCCAGAAACACTGAGCCATTATTAAATTCCACACTGAGCCTTTATCCACTGGGTCAGGCCAGCACAGACCCGCCGGCGCACCACAAGGCCAGCAGTACGTGGACATTTGGACTAATCTGGacagaaaggaaaggaaaagctTCGGAAGTGTGACAGGAAGCATCTTATCAGCGGTCAACTGTTCCAGGCAACGAAGTTGCTGTAATTCTGCATCTGCTGATAGACAGGAGACCAAAAACAACCTACATTTGGATCGGCTGCTTCGTGTTTAATTATTACAGAaacaaatgaattattaaatcaAACCATCTGAAACaactgaagctttttttttttgttggtttctgaataataaaatcaaaaatTTAATCTGGGGCTCTAAGGAAGGTGTGATTCTCATCTTTGTCGATAGGTGGCAGTACAGAGGCGAGCTGACGCGTCTTCAGAAGACGTTTAATAAGTGATTTGAATCCTAATAAAGAAACTTTAGAGAGTTTGAATAAAGTTATTTGatcttgtgtattttttttttggggggggggggggttgtttctAAAATGCGCATTTGTATCAAGT
This window harbors:
- the LOC101066724 gene encoding RNA-binding protein 41, which produces MRRVSRQPCEEGPLLDDQETEGQRQLHSLLLQQLHTQADVERCVAKKQCFAPATLYRPFGEQAAGVRSLSQFQALQDGEQELVSLRELGLTDAEIQLWLKRETSEQDEKPHGVHAAPGVKQQRLQVIRDKIAARAELLSRPQRFATSQPLSRREMEIEQALFQGKDRLGFLTALYHRDGDHQSGQQGDPPPDPVGCLYRDVLTKDRQNSPEASQEETSRTESVQSGDSRSSEETFIYQPEPQEQNETASLSSESQSDVVQAGYDRPPPPVPRQLNINQPIRSLHGAVRTGSDGPLTITGAIETILDEEILKNRESDEGIRSIPRFQKYQPGKPSKVLCVKNLSRQASVAQLVALFSRFERENRPPVLYRLLTGRMRGQAFITLPDVETAQNALQMVHGYRGLGKPLVVEFGRERQEEEKQVNR
- the LOC115246461 gene encoding claudin-14-like, whose amino-acid sequence is MASAALELMGFFLGLFGLLGTMVSTVLPYWQISAHIGSNIVTAVGNMRGLWMECVYQSTGAFQCETYNSMLALPSDMQASRALMVISLVLSILAIALAVLGMQCTVCLEGLGAVKGRVAGVGGGLFLTAGFLSLIPVAWTTHEVVQTFYRPDLPSSLKFELGECLYVGLASSLMSMLGGGMLCVSCSEENDGRRRNGRGYPYPVGANVRTTSQTYRNPTLQVGGIGAANRGRAVVRTISDSSHPSLHGNQGGKKPAAAGYDITGYV